From Coffea arabica cultivar ET-39 chromosome 10e, Coffea Arabica ET-39 HiFi, whole genome shotgun sequence, one genomic window encodes:
- the LOC113708095 gene encoding uncharacterized protein produces MDGRRSRGRGASRGRGARQAQEPREERETVAEQEQGPRVEAGDQMATAMHQMTNILARLVDQQGQMPVNQPRNPEIGEDKALERFQKFLPPKFQGGPDPDIAEQWLEAMINIFAALNYTEQRQVNFAVFQFEGPARAWWNVIKAKWEREQTIWTWANFVRAFNEKYLPPLVQERREDEFIGLRQGTLSVAEYETKFTRLSKFASELVVTERRRIRRFIQGLNLEIQEALAAVQVNTFTEALEKAQRIEDVKAQVKACQTRKRDTSNSTPEESREKTMLSKVQKVNHSPRPPWTLRALDERSMKGSQIGSKDISREDPTVAPRLACGYCGKANHTENDCWRKRGKCLICGSSSHQLINCPKKQPREGSAQQVEGTKLKQTHERRNRMNGPAKSYALGNQAVPDSSEANEGKNFEDEIS; encoded by the coding sequence atggacgggagacgtagtcgtggacgtggagctagtcgcggccgtggagctaggcaagctcaagaaccgagagaagaaagggaaacagtggccgagcaagaacagggaccgagggttgaggctggagatcaaatggcgacggcgatgcaccaaatgacaaatatcttagcacgactggtagatcaacaaggtcaaatgccagtgaatcaaccccggaatcctgagatcggagaggataaggctcttgagaggttccaaaagtttctacctccgaaatttcaaggagggcctgatccggatatagctgagcagtggttggaggcgaTGATTAATATCTTTGCGGCTTTGAATTatacggagcaaagacaagtaaattttgctgtatttcaattcgaaggaccagcccgcgcgtggtggaatgtaattaaggccaagtgggaaagagaacagacgatatggacatgggcgaactttgtaagggcatttaacgaaaagtatctcccacctttagtccaagaaaggagagaggacgaatttattgggttgcgtcagggaaccctaagtgtggccgaatatgagaccaaatttactagactgtctaaattcgcttccgaattggtggttacggagcgacggagaatacgacgatttatacaaggactaaatttggaaatccaggaggcattagcggcagtccAAGTTAATAcctttacagaggctcttgagaaggcccaaagaattgaggatgtgaaagcccaagtaaaagcctgtcaaacgcggaaaagagatacatccaacaGCACACCTGAGGAATCCAGAGAAAAGacaatgctctccaaagtgcaaaaagtgaaccattcacctcgcccaccttggacattaagagcattagatgaaaggtctatgaaaggaagtcagatcggatcgaaggacatttctcgagaagatccaacagtagctcctcgattggcctgtggatactgtggaaaggcaaatcacactgagaatgattgctggcggaaaaggggaaaatgtttgatttgtgggagtagcagtCATCAACTTatcaattgcccgaagaaacagccacgagagggtagtgctcaacaagtggaaggaaccaaactgaaacaaaccCATGAAAGAAGGAACCGAATGAATGGGCCAGCAAAAAGTTATGCGTTAGGCAACCAagcagttccggactcgtctgaggcaaatgaaggtaaaaatttcgaggacgaaatttcttaa